Genomic segment of Myxococcus stipitatus:
ACGGGGCTCAAGTTCTTCGACCACATGCTTTCCACCTTCGCGCGCTACGCGGGGCTCGACTTGAAGCTTCACGCGCGGGGGGACCTCACCCACCATGTGATGGAGGACGTGGCCATCACCCTGGGCACCGCGGTGCAGCGGGTGATTCCCGCCACGGCGGCGCGCTTCGCGGAGCGGACGCTGCCGATGGACGACGCGCTGGTGCAGGCCTGTCTCGATGCGGGTGGGCGCTTCTTCTACGAGGGGCCGCTGAAGAACCGCCTCTATGAGCACTGGATGCGCTCGTTCTGCGAGCACGCGAAGGTGACGCTGCACCTGCGAGTCCTTCGAGGGCGAGACAGCCACCACGTCACGGAGGCGGCGTTCAAGGCGCTGGGCCTCTCACTCCGGGACGCGATGGTGGATACCGGCACCGTGTTCAGCATGAAGGGCACCGTTGCCTTGGAGGTGAGCGAATGCTGACGCGACGACTCATCGTCTGTCTGGACGTGAAGGGCGGCCGGGTGGTGAAGGGCGTTCGCTTCGAGGGCCTCCGCGACATGGGCGACCCGGTGGAGCTGGCCCTGCGCTACGAGCGGGAGGGCGCGGACGAGGTGACGTTCCTCGACATCTCCGCGAGCGTCGAGGAGCGGGAGACACTCTGGGACCTGGTGCGGCGCACCGCGGAGCGGCTGTTCATCCCGCTCACCGTGGGCGGCGGCGTGCGCACGGTGGAGGACGTCGGCCGAGCGCTGCGTGCGGGCGCGGACAAGGTGAGCATCAACTCGGCGGCGGTGGCGCGCCCCGAGCTGCTCACGGAATGCGCGGAGCGGTTCGGCGCGCAGTGTGTGGTGGCGAGCATCGACGCGCGGCGGGATGGGCCTCGCTGGCGGGTGCACACCCATGGAGGGCGGAAGGCCACGGACCTGGAGGCGGTGGCCTGGGCGCGGGAGTGTGTGGCACGAGGCGCTGGCGAGGTCCTCCTCACCAGCATCGACCAGGACGGAGCCCGCTCGGGGTATGACCTGGAGCTGACTCGCGCGGTGGCGGATGCGGTGGCGGTGCCCGTGATTGCCTCCGGGGGCGCGGGTTGCGCCGAGCACGTCCGAGAGGGGCTCGTGCGAGGCGGCGCGGACGCCGCGCTGGTGGCGGGCATCCTCCACGAGGGGCTCACCACGGTAGGGGCCATCAAGTCGCTGCTCCTCGCGAGCGGCCTTCCGATTCGGAGCACGACATGACGAGTATCCAAGGACTGATGCAGGCGGCGACGGAAGTGGCGCGCAAGTCGGGCGACGTGGCGCTGGGGTTCTTCCGAGGAGGCATCGCGGTGGACACCAAGAGCGACGGCACCCCCGTCACCGTGGCGGACCGCACCGCGGAGCAGACGGCGCGCGAGTGGCTGGAGGCGCGTTTCCCAGAGGACGGAATCCTCGGCGAGGAGTTCGGGGAGACCCGGCCAGGGGCCGAGCGACGTTGGATTCTGGACCCTATCGACGGCACGAAGACCTTCATCCGGGGTGTCCCGCTGTGGGGCACGCTCGTGGCGCTGGCGAAGGGGGACCGCATCCTCGTGGGGGCCGCGTACTTCCCCGCGGTAGGGGAGCTGCTCGTCGCAGCGCCAGGGGAGGGGTGCTTCCTGAATGGCTCACACACGCAGGTGTCGCGGCAGGCGGACCTCTCGCGCGCCGTGGTGCTCTGCACGGATGAGCGCTTCCTCACGTATCCGGAGCGCGGCGAGGCCTGGCGGCGGCTCACGCGGGAAGCGGCCGTGTCCCGCACCTGGGGCGACTGCTACGGCTACCTGATGGTGGCCACCGGTCGCGCGGAGGTGATGGTGGACGAGCTGCTGTCTCCGTGGGACGCGGCGGCCCTCCAGCCCATCATCGAGGAAGCCGGCGGTGTCTTCTCCGACTGGACGGGCCGAAGGACCTCCTTCGGAGGAAGCGGCATCGCCACCAATGGGCTGCTGGCGCAGGCCGTTCGCGAGCGGCTGGGCGCGACAGGAGGCCCGTGATGTTGGACCTGGACAGGCTCGACTTCACCAAGGGGAACGGGCTCGTGACGGTGGTGGCCCAGGACGCGCGCACCGGAGACGTGTTGATGGTGGCGCACGCGGACCGGGAGGCCCTGGAGCGCACGCTCGCCACGGGAGAGATGCACTACCGCTCCCGCACGCGAGGCCTCTGGCACAAGGGCGCGACCAGCGGGAACACCCAACGCGTGGTCACCCTCCGCGCGGATTGCGATGGCGACACCCTCCTCGCGCGCGTGGAGAAGGCGGGGCCCGCATGTCACACAGGTGACGAGTCCTGTTTCGGTCCGGGGAGATGGGATGGCCTGGCCGCGCTCGATGCCACGCTGGCGGATCGCGCGGCACGCGCACCGGGGCCCGACGAGAAGCCGGGCTACACCCACCGCTTGCTCGCGGACCGGA
This window contains:
- the hisN gene encoding histidinol-phosphatase, whose product is MTSIQGLMQAATEVARKSGDVALGFFRGGIAVDTKSDGTPVTVADRTAEQTAREWLEARFPEDGILGEEFGETRPGAERRWILDPIDGTKTFIRGVPLWGTLVALAKGDRILVGAAYFPAVGELLVAAPGEGCFLNGSHTQVSRQADLSRAVVLCTDERFLTYPERGEAWRRLTREAAVSRTWGDCYGYLMVATGRAEVMVDELLSPWDAAALQPIIEEAGGVFSDWTGRRTSFGGSGIATNGLLAQAVRERLGATGGP
- the hisF gene encoding imidazole glycerol phosphate synthase subunit HisF, with protein sequence MLTRRLIVCLDVKGGRVVKGVRFEGLRDMGDPVELALRYEREGADEVTFLDISASVEERETLWDLVRRTAERLFIPLTVGGGVRTVEDVGRALRAGADKVSINSAAVARPELLTECAERFGAQCVVASIDARRDGPRWRVHTHGGRKATDLEAVAWARECVARGAGEVLLTSIDQDGARSGYDLELTRAVADAVAVPVIASGGAGCAEHVREGLVRGGADAALVAGILHEGLTTVGAIKSLLLASGLPIRSTT
- a CDS encoding imidazoleglycerol-phosphate dehydratase, whose amino-acid sequence is MTTVTRETKETKVRVELSMGRGATQVDTGLKFFDHMLSTFARYAGLDLKLHARGDLTHHVMEDVAITLGTAVQRVIPATAARFAERTLPMDDALVQACLDAGGRFFYEGPLKNRLYEHWMRSFCEHAKVTLHLRVLRGRDSHHVTEAAFKALGLSLRDAMVDTGTVFSMKGTVALEVSEC
- the hisIE gene encoding bifunctional phosphoribosyl-AMP cyclohydrolase/phosphoribosyl-ATP diphosphatase HisIE, with the translated sequence MLDLDRLDFTKGNGLVTVVAQDARTGDVLMVAHADREALERTLATGEMHYRSRTRGLWHKGATSGNTQRVVTLRADCDGDTLLARVEKAGPACHTGDESCFGPGRWDGLAALDATLADRAARAPGPDEKPGYTHRLLADRNLRLKKVGEEAAELVTACADADADRAVEEAADLLYHLLVAIRPLGLGLDDVKAVLARRAVKPSLPGNAG